One Nostoc sp. CENA543 genomic window, GCATCATGAATAATTTTTTTGGTTTTAGTGATATCTGAGCCATAATCAATACCAACCATGATGGAACTACGGCGATGAGTGCAGGCAGTATTATTAGTAATGATAGCGGTGAAAACTTCCTGATTCGGAATGTAAACTACACGCCCATCATAGGTTTTTAAGGTTGTGGCTCGTAATTGAATTTGAGTCACTGTCCCTTCAAAGTCTTGAATGACAATTTGATCACCCAAACGAAAGGGACGGGATGCTAGCAAAATAATTCCAGAGAAATAGTTACTCAAGACATCTCGCAAACTAAACCCAATGGCGACACTGGTTAGTCCCAAAGTTCCTACTAATGTGGCAAAATCAAGCCCCAAAACTCCTAAAGCCACAACTGTACCAACAACCCATACACTGCCATAGACTAGCCGACTGACAAGAATTTTAGAGTTGCGGTCAACTTCCCAATGTCGTGAACCAAATAGGGTAAGACGACGTAGACTAACAGCAATTATCCAAGTAGCAAGCAATGCTAGAGATGCACCCAAAAACGACGGTAGGTTATCAACTGTGTCTCGCTGGAATTCGCGTACAGTGCTGTACAACCTTTGCCCGACATCAATAACTAACGGCGGTTGTGCAAAGGCACGCTCTAGTTGATTTGCCCACTGTTGTGCGAGGTTTTCTACTGGTAGATTAAAGTCTTGAGCATCCTGTTGGGTAACAGTCATTAACACTCGATTACCCACTTGCAAGGTAGCGATCGCCCGTGATGGATCAGGTACAACAGTCACATTTCTATCTGTTTGACGTTGTGCCAAAATACCTGCTAGACGACGGTTAACGATTTGTGCGCGTTGTGTAGCACTCACGTCTCCCACGCTACCAACCTGAAAGATGGGCTGTCCCCTAACGATAATATCAGCGAAAAATAGCCCATCTGTGGGGATTGTTTCTATATCAGGCGGTTGAGTTGTTACAGGAGTAATGGGAGGCTCCTCCTGTGCTAATGCTGTTCCAGAAGTTATCATCAATGGACAGGAAACAATAAGTACAGCGATCGCTGCCACAAATCTGCGTTCACCAGAAGAAAAAACGTGAATCATCATCTATATCAATAAAACAGAACTGCTGCCAAGGGGCAGTTTTGTCGATCAGGAAAGTTCCAGAACATAACCGATAGAGCCGATTCCAGCACAGACAACAAAATCAACATTAAATGTAGTGCATTTTGTAAATTATAGAAGCGATATTCGTTAATTTTATAGGTTTATTCGTAGCCTAAAGGTTTATTTTCAAATCATCATCCTTCTACTGAAGGAACTATTAATTATTTTTGTGCATAGAAATCATCTTACTTAGATAAGATATTCAAACTATCTAAAATCAAGAAAAATCCTTGACTTTGTTAATAATTGATTTTTGGTATGGTGAGAGTAAATATATATTTTGATATAAGTAAAATGGAGTAGATTAATTAATAAGCTCATACCTAAGAACTATTATTTTTGTTTTGTGTTTTAAATTTGCATATTGTCACTTTTAAATCACTTTTGCTG contains:
- a CDS encoding mechanosensitive ion channel family protein; translated protein: MMIHVFSSGERRFVAAIAVLIVSCPLMITSGTALAQEEPPITPVTTQPPDIETIPTDGLFFADIIVRGQPIFQVGSVGDVSATQRAQIVNRRLAGILAQRQTDRNVTVVPDPSRAIATLQVGNRVLMTVTQQDAQDFNLPVENLAQQWANQLERAFAQPPLVIDVGQRLYSTVREFQRDTVDNLPSFLGASLALLATWIIAVSLRRLTLFGSRHWEVDRNSKILVSRLVYGSVWVVGTVVALGVLGLDFATLVGTLGLTSVAIGFSLRDVLSNYFSGIILLASRPFRLGDQIVIQDFEGTVTQIQLRATTLKTYDGRVVYIPNQEVFTAIITNNTACTHRRSSIMVGIDYGSDITKTKKIIHDAVLAVEGVETQPQPEILVRELATSTVNVEVRFWVNSRRLTFLEITSLVAQAVKETLMQAGIEMPTDIYTVRLRGLAQFSDNHHINSEKPN